The Symphalangus syndactylus isolate Jambi chromosome 11, NHGRI_mSymSyn1-v2.1_pri, whole genome shotgun sequence genome contains a region encoding:
- the RIPOR1 gene encoding rho family-interacting cell polarization regulator 1 isoform X10 translates to MNTKKRGSPARTHSMMSLSVRPQRRLLSARVSRSQSFAGVLGSHERGPSLSFRSFPVFSPPGPPRKPPALSRVSRMFSVAHPAAKVPQPERLDLVYTALKRGLTAYLEVHQQEQEKLQGQIRESKRNSRLGFLYDLDKQVKSIERFLRRLEFHASKIDELYEAYCVQRRLRDGAYNMVRAYTTGSPGSREARDSLAEATRGHREYTESMCLLESELEAQLGEFHLRMKGLAGFARLCVGDQYEVTELKGLANHVVVGSVSCETKDLFAALPQVVAVDINDLGTIKLSLEVTWSPFDKDDQPSAASSVNKASTVTKRFSTYSQSPPDTPSLREQAFYNMLRRQEELENGTAWSLSSESSDDSSSPQLSGTARHSSAPRPLVQQPEPLPIQVAFRRPETPSSGPLDEEGAVAPVLANGHAPYSRTLSHISEASVDAALAEASVEAVGPESLAWGPSPPTHPAPTHGEHPSPVPPALDPGHSATSSTLGTTGSVPTSTDPAPSAHLDSVHKSTDCGPSELPGPTHTTTGSTYSAIIPTHSAPSPPTHTTTGSTHKPIISTLTTIGPTLNIIGPVQTTTSPTHTMPSPTHTTASPTHTSTSPTHTPTSPTHIPTSPTHKTRMSTPTTTSPTHKTRMSPPTTTSPTPSAMGLVQTATSPTHPTTSPIHPTTSPILINVSPSTSVELATLSSPSKHSDPTLPGTDSLPCSPPASNSYTQADPIAPRTPHPSPAHSSRKPLTSPAPDPPESVVQSLSPTPSPPTPAPQHSDLSLAMAVQTPAPRAAGGSGDRSLEEALGALMAALDDYRGQFPELQGLEQEVTRLESLLMQRQGLTRSRASSLSITVEHALESFSFLNEDEDEDNDVPGDRPPSSPEAGAEDSIDSPSARPLSTGCPALDAALVRHLYHCSRLLLKLGTFGPLRCQEAWALERLLREARVLEAVCEFSRRWEIPASSAQEVVQFSASRPGFLTFWDQCTEGLSCFLCPVERVLLIFCNQYGARLSLRQPGLAEAVCVKFLEDALGQKLPRRPQPGPGEQLTVFQFWSFVETLDSPTMEAYVTETAEEVLLVRHLNSDDQAVVLKALRLAPEGRLRRDGLRALSSLLVHGNNKVMAAVSTQLRSLSLGPAFRERALLCFLDQLEDEDVQTRVAGCLALGCIKAPEGIEPLVYLCQTDTEAVREAARQSLQQCGEEGQSAHRRLEESLDALPRIFGPGSMASTAF, encoded by the exons ATGAACACCAAGAAGAGAG GGAGCCCCGCGCGGACTCACTCCATGATGTCCCTGTCGGTGCGGCCGCAGCGCCGCCTGCTCAGCGCCCGGGTCAGTAGGAGCCAGTCCTTCGCAGGCGTCCTCGGCAGCCACGAGCGGGGGCCCAG CCTCTCCTTCAGGAGCTTCCCGGTCTTCAGCCCGCCGGGGCCCCCACGGAAGCCCCCCGCGCTCTCCAGAGTGTCCAGGATGTTTTCCGTGGCTCACCCAGCCGCCAAGGTGCCGCAGCCCGAGCGGCTGGACCTGGTGTACACGGCGCTGAAGCGGGGCCTGAC GGCCTACTTGGAAGTGCACCAGCAGGAGCAGGAGAAACTCCAGGGGCAGATAAGGGAGTCCAAGAGGAATTCCCGCTTG GGCTTCCTGTATGATCTGGACAAG CAAGTCAAGTCCATTGAACGCTTCCTGCGACGACTGGAGTTCCATGCCAGCAAG ATCGATGAGCTGTATGAGGCATACTGTGTCCAGCGGCGTCTCCGGGATGGTGCCTACAACATGGTCCGTGCCTACACCACCGGGTCCCCGGGGAGCCGAGAGGCCCGAGACAGCCTGGCAGAGGCCACTCGGGGGCATCGCGAGTACACGGAG AGCATGTGTCTGCTGGAGAGCGAGCTGGAGGCACAGCTGGGCGAGTTTCATCTCCGAATGAAAG GGCTGGCTGGCTTCGCCAGGCTGTGTGTGGGCGATCAGTATGAG GTAACAGAACTGAAGGGCCTGGCCAACCATGTGGTTGTGGGCAGTGTCTCCTGTGAGACCAAGGACCTGTTTGCTGCCCTGCCCCAGGTTGTGGCTGTGGATATCAATGACCTTGGCACCATCAAGCTCAGCCTGGAAGTCACATGGAG CCCCTTCGACAAGGATGACCAGCCCTCAGCCGCTTCTTCTGTCAACAAGGCCTCCACAGTCACCAAGCGCTTCTCCACCTATAGCCAGAGCCCACCGGACACACCCTCACTTCGGGAACAGGCTTTCTAT AACATGCTGCGACGGCAGGAGGAGCTGGAGAATGGGACAGCATGGTCCCTGTCATCCGAATCTTCAGACGACTCATCCAGCCCACAGCTCTCAGGCACTGCCCGACACTCATCAGCCCCTAGGCCCCTGGTGCAGCAGCCCGAACCCCTTCCCATCCAAGTTGCCTTCCGTAGGCCTGAGACCCCCAGCTCTGGGCCCTTGGATGAGGAGGGGGCCGTGGCCCCAGTCCTGGCAAATGGGCATGCACCCTACAGTCGGACTCTGAGCCACATCAGTGAGGCTAGTGTAGACGCTGCCTTGGCTGAGGCTTCAGTGGAGGCCGTTGGCCCAGAAAGCCTAGCCTGGGGACCTAGCCCACCTACACACCCAGCTCCCACCCATGGAGAGCACCCCAGTCCTGTTCCTCCTGCCCTGGACCCTGGCCACTCTGCCACAAGCTCCACCCTCGGTACAACAGGCTCTGTCCCCACATCTACAGACCCTGCCCCATCTGCACACCTAGACTCGGTTCATAAGTCCACAGACTGTGGCCCTTCAGAACTGCCAGGCCCCACTCACACCACTACAGGCTCTACCTATAGTGCCATTATCCCTACCCACAGTGCTCCAAGCCCCCCCACTCACACTACTACAGGCTCCACCCACAAGCCCATAATCTCTACCCTTACTACTATAGGCCCTACCCTCAATATCATAGGCCCAGTCCAGACTACCACAAGCCCCACCCACACTATGCCAAGCCCTACCCATACCACAGCAAGCCCCACTCATACTTCCACAAGCCCCACCCATACCCCCACAAGCCCCACCCATATCCCCACAAGTCCCACCCACAAAACCAGGATGTCGACTCCCACCACTACAAGTCCCACCCACAAAACCAGGATGTCACCTCCCACCACTACAAGTCCTACCCCCAGTGCTATGGGCCTAGTCCAGACTGCCACAAGCCCCACCCATCCCACCACAAGCCCCATCCATCCCACCACAAGCCCCATCCTTATAAATGTAAGCCCTTCCACTTCTGTAGAACTTGCTACCCTCTCCAGCCCCTCTAAACACTCAGACCCCACCCTCCCAGGCACTGACTCCCTTCCCTGTAGTCCCCCAGCCTCCAATTCCTACACTCAGGCAGACCCTATAGCCCCCAGAACCCCCCACCCAAGTCCTGCCCATTCCAGTAGGAAACCCCTCACAAGCCCTGCCCCAGATCCCCCCGAGTCTGTGGTTCAGAGTCTAAGCCCCACTccctcacccccaacccctgcACCCCAGCATTCAGACCTTAGCCTGGCCATGGCTGTCCAGACCCCAGCTCCAAGGGCAGCCGGAGGGTCTGGGGACAGGAGCCTGGAGGAGGCACTGGGGGCCCTAATGGCTGCCCTGGATGACTACCGTGGCCAGTTTCCTGAGCTGCAGGGCCTGGAGCAGGAGGTGACCCGACTAGAGAGTCTGCTCATG CAGAGACAAGGTCTGACTCGCAGCCGGGCCTCCAGTCTCAGCATCACTGTGGAGCATGCCTTGGAGAGCTTCAGCTTCCTCAATGAAGACGAAGATGAAGACAATGATGTTCCTGGGGACAG GCCTCCAAGCAGCCCGGAGGCTGGGGCTGAGGACAGCATAGACTCACCCAGTGCCCGCCCCCTCAGCACGGGGTGTCCAGCTCTGGACGCTGCCTTGGTCCGGCACCTGTACCACTGCAGTCGCCTCCTGCTG AAACTGGGCACATTTGGGCCCCTGCGCTGCCAGGAGGCATGGGCCCTAGAGCGGCTGCTGCGGGAAGCCCGAGTGCTGGAGGCAGTATGCGAGTTCAGCAGGCGGTGGGAGATCCCGGCCAGCTCTGCCCAGGAAG TGGTGCAGTTCTCGGCCTCTCGGCCTGGCTTCCTGACCTTCTGGGACCAGTGCACAGAGGGACTCAGCTGCTTCCTCTGCCCGGTGGAGCGGGTGCTTCTCATCTTCTGCAACCAGTATGGTGCCCGCCTCTCCCTGCGCCAGCCAGGCTTGGCTGAGGCTG TGTGTGTGAAGTTCCTGGAGGATGCGCTGGGGCAGAAGCTGCCCAGAAGGCCCCAGCCAGGGCCTGGAGAGCAGCTCACGGTCTTCCAGTTCTGGAGTTTTGTGGAAACCTTGGACAGCCCCACCATGGAGGCCTACGTGACCGAGACCGCTGAGGAGG TGTTACTGGTGCGGCATCTGAACTCGGATGACCAGGCTGTTGTGCTGAAGGCCCTGAGATTGGCGCCCGAGGGGCGTCTGCGAAGGGACGGGCTGCGGGCCCTCAGCTCCCTGCTCGTCCATGGCAACAACAAGGTCATGGCTGCTGTCAGCACCCAGCTCCGGAGCCTGTCACTGGGCCCTGCCTTCCGGGAGAGG GCCCTCCTGTGCTTCCTGGACCAGCTGGAGGATGAGGATGTGCAGACTCGTGTGGCTGGCTGCCTGGCCCTAGGCTGCATCAAG GCTCCCGAGGGCATTGAGCCCCTGGTGTACCTCTGCCAAACTGACACAGAAGCTGTGAGGGAAGCTGCCCGGCAGAGCCTACAGCAGTGTG GAGAAGAGGGACAGTCTGCCCATCGACGGCTGGAGGAGTCCCTGGATGCCCTGCCCCGCATCTTTGGGCCTGGCAGCATGGCCAGCACAGCATTCTAA
- the RIPOR1 gene encoding rho family-interacting cell polarization regulator 1 isoform X1 encodes MNTKKRGSPARTHSMMSLSVRPQRRLLSARVSRSQSFAGVLGSHERGPRSFPVFSPPGPPRKPPALSRVSRMFSVAHPAAKVPQPERLDLVYTALKRGLTAYLEVHQQEQEKLQGQIRESKRNSRLGFLYDLDKQVKSIERFLRRLEFHASKIDELYEAYCVQRRLRDGAYNMVRAYTTGSPGSREARDSLAEATRGHREYTESMCLLESELEAQLGEFHLRMKGLAGFARLCVGDQYEAPSSHLFPQICMKYGRQRWKLRGRIEGSGKQVWDSEETIFLPLLTEFLSIKVTELKGLANHVVVGSVSCETKDLFAALPQVVAVDINDLGTIKLSLEVTWSPFDKDDQPSAASSVNKASTVTKRFSTYSQSPPDTPSLREQAFYNMLRRQEELENGTAWSLSSESSDDSSSPQLSGTARHSSAPRPLVQQPEPLPIQVAFRRPETPSSGPLDEEGAVAPVLANGHAPYSRTLSHISEASVDAALAEASVEAVGPESLAWGPSPPTHPAPTHGEHPSPVPPALDPGHSATSSTLGTTGSVPTSTDPAPSAHLDSVHKSTDCGPSELPGPTHTTTGSTYSAIIPTHSAPSPPTHTTTGSTHKPIISTLTTIGPTLNIIGPVQTTTSPTHTMPSPTHTTASPTHTSTSPTHTPTSPTHIPTSPTHKTRMSTPTTTSPTHKTRMSPPTTTSPTPSAMGLVQTATSPTHPTTSPIHPTTSPILINVSPSTSVELATLSSPSKHSDPTLPGTDSLPCSPPASNSYTQADPIAPRTPHPSPAHSSRKPLTSPAPDPPESVVQSLSPTPSPPTPAPQHSDLSLAMAVQTPAPRAAGGSGDRSLEEALGALMAALDDYRGQFPELQGLEQEVTRLESLLMQRQGLTRSRASSLSITVEHALESFSFLNEDEDEDNDVPGDRPPSSPEAGAEDSIDSPSARPLSTGCPALDAALVRHLYHCSRLLLKLGTFGPLRCQEAWALERLLREARVLEAVCEFSRRWEIPASSAQEVVQFSASRPGFLTFWDQCTEGLSCFLCPVERVLLIFCNQYGARLSLRQPGLAEAVCVKFLEDALGQKLPRRPQPGPGEQLTVFQFWSFVETLDSPTMEAYVTETAEEVLLVRHLNSDDQAVVLKALRLAPEGRLRRDGLRALSSLLVHGNNKVMAAVSTQLRSLSLGPAFRERALLCFLDQLEDEDVQTRVAGCLALGCIKAPEGIEPLVYLCQTDTEAVREAARQSLQQCGEEGQSAHRRLEESLDALPRIFGPGSMASTAF; translated from the exons ATGAACACCAAGAAGAGAG GGAGCCCCGCGCGGACTCACTCCATGATGTCCCTGTCGGTGCGGCCGCAGCGCCGCCTGCTCAGCGCCCGGGTCAGTAGGAGCCAGTCCTTCGCAGGCGTCCTCGGCAGCCACGAGCGGGGGCCCAG GAGCTTCCCGGTCTTCAGCCCGCCGGGGCCCCCACGGAAGCCCCCCGCGCTCTCCAGAGTGTCCAGGATGTTTTCCGTGGCTCACCCAGCCGCCAAGGTGCCGCAGCCCGAGCGGCTGGACCTGGTGTACACGGCGCTGAAGCGGGGCCTGAC GGCCTACTTGGAAGTGCACCAGCAGGAGCAGGAGAAACTCCAGGGGCAGATAAGGGAGTCCAAGAGGAATTCCCGCTTG GGCTTCCTGTATGATCTGGACAAG CAAGTCAAGTCCATTGAACGCTTCCTGCGACGACTGGAGTTCCATGCCAGCAAG ATCGATGAGCTGTATGAGGCATACTGTGTCCAGCGGCGTCTCCGGGATGGTGCCTACAACATGGTCCGTGCCTACACCACCGGGTCCCCGGGGAGCCGAGAGGCCCGAGACAGCCTGGCAGAGGCCACTCGGGGGCATCGCGAGTACACGGAG AGCATGTGTCTGCTGGAGAGCGAGCTGGAGGCACAGCTGGGCGAGTTTCATCTCCGAATGAAAG GGCTGGCTGGCTTCGCCAGGCTGTGTGTGGGCGATCAGTATGAG GCTCCCTCATCCCACCTGTTCCCCCAGATCTGCATGAAATATGGGCGTCAGCGCTGGAAACTACGGGGCCGAATTGAGGGTAGTGGAAAGCAGGTGTGGGACAGTGAAGAAACCATCTTTCTCCCTCTACTCACGGAATTTCTGTCTATCAAG GTAACAGAACTGAAGGGCCTGGCCAACCATGTGGTTGTGGGCAGTGTCTCCTGTGAGACCAAGGACCTGTTTGCTGCCCTGCCCCAGGTTGTGGCTGTGGATATCAATGACCTTGGCACCATCAAGCTCAGCCTGGAAGTCACATGGAG CCCCTTCGACAAGGATGACCAGCCCTCAGCCGCTTCTTCTGTCAACAAGGCCTCCACAGTCACCAAGCGCTTCTCCACCTATAGCCAGAGCCCACCGGACACACCCTCACTTCGGGAACAGGCTTTCTAT AACATGCTGCGACGGCAGGAGGAGCTGGAGAATGGGACAGCATGGTCCCTGTCATCCGAATCTTCAGACGACTCATCCAGCCCACAGCTCTCAGGCACTGCCCGACACTCATCAGCCCCTAGGCCCCTGGTGCAGCAGCCCGAACCCCTTCCCATCCAAGTTGCCTTCCGTAGGCCTGAGACCCCCAGCTCTGGGCCCTTGGATGAGGAGGGGGCCGTGGCCCCAGTCCTGGCAAATGGGCATGCACCCTACAGTCGGACTCTGAGCCACATCAGTGAGGCTAGTGTAGACGCTGCCTTGGCTGAGGCTTCAGTGGAGGCCGTTGGCCCAGAAAGCCTAGCCTGGGGACCTAGCCCACCTACACACCCAGCTCCCACCCATGGAGAGCACCCCAGTCCTGTTCCTCCTGCCCTGGACCCTGGCCACTCTGCCACAAGCTCCACCCTCGGTACAACAGGCTCTGTCCCCACATCTACAGACCCTGCCCCATCTGCACACCTAGACTCGGTTCATAAGTCCACAGACTGTGGCCCTTCAGAACTGCCAGGCCCCACTCACACCACTACAGGCTCTACCTATAGTGCCATTATCCCTACCCACAGTGCTCCAAGCCCCCCCACTCACACTACTACAGGCTCCACCCACAAGCCCATAATCTCTACCCTTACTACTATAGGCCCTACCCTCAATATCATAGGCCCAGTCCAGACTACCACAAGCCCCACCCACACTATGCCAAGCCCTACCCATACCACAGCAAGCCCCACTCATACTTCCACAAGCCCCACCCATACCCCCACAAGCCCCACCCATATCCCCACAAGTCCCACCCACAAAACCAGGATGTCGACTCCCACCACTACAAGTCCCACCCACAAAACCAGGATGTCACCTCCCACCACTACAAGTCCTACCCCCAGTGCTATGGGCCTAGTCCAGACTGCCACAAGCCCCACCCATCCCACCACAAGCCCCATCCATCCCACCACAAGCCCCATCCTTATAAATGTAAGCCCTTCCACTTCTGTAGAACTTGCTACCCTCTCCAGCCCCTCTAAACACTCAGACCCCACCCTCCCAGGCACTGACTCCCTTCCCTGTAGTCCCCCAGCCTCCAATTCCTACACTCAGGCAGACCCTATAGCCCCCAGAACCCCCCACCCAAGTCCTGCCCATTCCAGTAGGAAACCCCTCACAAGCCCTGCCCCAGATCCCCCCGAGTCTGTGGTTCAGAGTCTAAGCCCCACTccctcacccccaacccctgcACCCCAGCATTCAGACCTTAGCCTGGCCATGGCTGTCCAGACCCCAGCTCCAAGGGCAGCCGGAGGGTCTGGGGACAGGAGCCTGGAGGAGGCACTGGGGGCCCTAATGGCTGCCCTGGATGACTACCGTGGCCAGTTTCCTGAGCTGCAGGGCCTGGAGCAGGAGGTGACCCGACTAGAGAGTCTGCTCATG CAGAGACAAGGTCTGACTCGCAGCCGGGCCTCCAGTCTCAGCATCACTGTGGAGCATGCCTTGGAGAGCTTCAGCTTCCTCAATGAAGACGAAGATGAAGACAATGATGTTCCTGGGGACAG GCCTCCAAGCAGCCCGGAGGCTGGGGCTGAGGACAGCATAGACTCACCCAGTGCCCGCCCCCTCAGCACGGGGTGTCCAGCTCTGGACGCTGCCTTGGTCCGGCACCTGTACCACTGCAGTCGCCTCCTGCTG AAACTGGGCACATTTGGGCCCCTGCGCTGCCAGGAGGCATGGGCCCTAGAGCGGCTGCTGCGGGAAGCCCGAGTGCTGGAGGCAGTATGCGAGTTCAGCAGGCGGTGGGAGATCCCGGCCAGCTCTGCCCAGGAAG TGGTGCAGTTCTCGGCCTCTCGGCCTGGCTTCCTGACCTTCTGGGACCAGTGCACAGAGGGACTCAGCTGCTTCCTCTGCCCGGTGGAGCGGGTGCTTCTCATCTTCTGCAACCAGTATGGTGCCCGCCTCTCCCTGCGCCAGCCAGGCTTGGCTGAGGCTG TGTGTGTGAAGTTCCTGGAGGATGCGCTGGGGCAGAAGCTGCCCAGAAGGCCCCAGCCAGGGCCTGGAGAGCAGCTCACGGTCTTCCAGTTCTGGAGTTTTGTGGAAACCTTGGACAGCCCCACCATGGAGGCCTACGTGACCGAGACCGCTGAGGAGG TGTTACTGGTGCGGCATCTGAACTCGGATGACCAGGCTGTTGTGCTGAAGGCCCTGAGATTGGCGCCCGAGGGGCGTCTGCGAAGGGACGGGCTGCGGGCCCTCAGCTCCCTGCTCGTCCATGGCAACAACAAGGTCATGGCTGCTGTCAGCACCCAGCTCCGGAGCCTGTCACTGGGCCCTGCCTTCCGGGAGAGG GCCCTCCTGTGCTTCCTGGACCAGCTGGAGGATGAGGATGTGCAGACTCGTGTGGCTGGCTGCCTGGCCCTAGGCTGCATCAAG GCTCCCGAGGGCATTGAGCCCCTGGTGTACCTCTGCCAAACTGACACAGAAGCTGTGAGGGAAGCTGCCCGGCAGAGCCTACAGCAGTGTG GAGAAGAGGGACAGTCTGCCCATCGACGGCTGGAGGAGTCCCTGGATGCCCTGCCCCGCATCTTTGGGCCTGGCAGCATGGCCAGCACAGCATTCTAA